TCGTTTGTAAAAACGAAGAAAGTGATTAAATCAGCACGATATTTTGTAGGTGTGCGCCAGCTCACCCATTAAATTTCTCCCATCCGcattcgtgtgtgtgtgtgtgtgagtccGCACACACACCTGCACATTTGAGCTACTGTTCTAAATTGACTTTTCGCCTGGACAAAACTAAAAATGACGACATCGCGTTTTTTTTCGCTTTCATAGAAAAGCTTTGCCTCTAAACATGCCCATCAAGCGCGTGTTTATAAACAACACAGATCTCTTACCAACCTgtatataacatatatatgtggggtatatatatagaaaggTGTGCTGGGCCTCAGATTACACTCCCACATGCATGTTCGCACACATGTATGCAGTTACCAAATATGGGAACACGTTAATGTAATTAAGCCTTAAGGCTGGATAAAAGCCAACTCAAGTCGTATATTATTCGCGATATTGCAGGCAGTTATAAATTAACTTCTTTATGACTGCTGCTAATTCGGATTTTCAATTCGAGTGCTTGGTAATTTGGTTGTTAGTTTAAAAGAACTTAACCAGCTTGAAGATTTTAAAGATTAACATCAATGTCGAGGGTTTTAAATAGCTTCTTTAATAACTTTTAACAATCAGCCTTATCCCAGGGTTGCCACATTTTTGATGGAAGGGTATCGTTACTTTATGTGCCAGCTTAAATCTTTATTTGTCTTTCACACAACGTTCAACGTAAGCATTTCGAAAACGGTTTCGATCGGTTTTGAAACCGCAGTAAATTCCGTGCAAATACCCCTAATGAAGTTCAATTGGCGCGAATCAGTGGTTCGCGCGCTTATCGATAGGCAatgttttggttttgcttgCTTGCGGCATAAAAACGTAATTTTCATGCGGTTTTTGCGGCAATTTAGAGGCGTTCTTCGTTTGGCAAGTGGTGTTTGTGTTATGAATTAAAGTACCATTTAACtcattcaattaaatcatCGCATAAAGCAGAGTGTTTTTGTGTCTTAAGCTACAGTCTGCGCACGTGTTGACTAACTTGTTGTTACTATTATAGCGTTGCTTAGATATTCTAGTGAATCGGCCGCCAatcaaaaacaataaacaattctcGTGGTTGTCAACAATGCAGAGTCCCAAACTCCTGAGAAATGCGCAAACCCAGCATGGAGATGCCTCATCCGTGGACGTGGAGAACATATTCCTGCACCGCCACATGCTGTCCACAAATCCCACTTCGGGTGGCAATCTTCCCGATCGGGAAGATAGCCCAAAATGCGTGTGGTTTCCAGACGACCAGGATGGGGGTCCAGCTGAAAGCAAAGATCCACCGGTGAGTAGTGATAGAATCGATAAGACCTTTTAGTAAGTAGGTATAGGTATATAATACGGTTACTACTCGtattttatatcatattttCGAGCCCATCATATGATCTGAGTATATCTTGTGTATTTATGCAAAAGAAAACCAAACTATGCTGTATAGTTATTCTTTTTTAGCATTGCAGAAATgttaagaatatatattcacgtatatatttatgtgtaaAATGCAACTTAACTTGATTAAATGCCATTTTGTTCATGCACTTAAATGCATATTTGTTTACCCTGGCGTGTCCCCCTCTATTATTAATTCCCATTTATTTACCCGCGAGGAATTCGCGGCTGGCGACCACTTCTCCAACTTTGACCGATTCGCAGCTAGTAAAAGAGCATATTTATCTTGGGGGAATCGAATGCCCAAAACAATTTAGTCGGGTCTGCTCGCAAATTGTGTGGATTCGGATTCCTGTCCTCTCACTTATGCAGTATTATTGGTGTCGGGGGAAATTTCAATGCAGCAGCTCCAATCGCACacttaaaacttaattaaaaagcTAATCAGGGAGTAGCGAATGCAATTTGCTGcattaatttaaacaattaattagggataatttaaattgttgTAATGAACTTCATATCATATAGTTTAAATCTAAATTGACGTAATAAACTAGAGACAAAATAGGTTTTTGATTGAAACTTAAAGTGTTTATTCTTCAgaaaatatagttttgaaGCCTCGTAGTAAGTTTCAAactaattaataacaataacgaAAGAAAGCTCAAACAGCATTGCGTGACTCCCACACATGTGAGTGCAAGAAATGGGtttatttcagttttattCTATTACCTTAAAGTTTCGAGAGTCATAAAATTGGATATAAACATGCGGTGGAGCCAGGAGGAGTTGCTGCACCCAGGCGCACCTGGAGATTTAAGCCACTTTTACGAGACTTTGAGTCACAAATGCCCCAATAAACGAGACTGCAGTGCCTGCAGTGGAAGAGTCAACGTTCTGGCCGCCATAGAAATTTAAAGCCACCCCTAGGCGTCAGTAGATTCTTAAAAATTTAGGGCTCTGCTAAGATGTGCAACAAAAACCAGATTTTAGACAAAACCCTTAATGGCCCACAAAAACCGGTACAGGCTGGCAAGTTTCGTGGCTCTTTGTTTGCTGGTTCTACCACCTCAACGTACGTGACAGTGTCAAATGGCCTTAAATATTTAGCCAGAGTGTACACTTAAAGCGCCGGACCCATTCCTAATTCTCTCTCGCTAATTAAACTAATCAATAAACTAAAAACCGGATGTATACAAACTCatatacattattatatttagGGAAATAGCTCGCTAAGTTATGTGTGGGGACCAACTGGACGGACACGTTTCACTTGCCTTCGTAGATATTTTACCACGGATTTGTCATAATTAGTTCTTTTTGGGTGGGGTTTCAATGGGCTTCTAGTGTCCCGGCATCTCGTGCGGTGGCTGCCTAACGAGCTACTTTTGTCAAGTTGGTCTGTTGGTCGTGATGTTTCCGCAATTATTAGTGTCAGTGCCTCGTGCTTACGGGCGGGTGGGTATCCTAAGTGCGGTCCTCATTGTTTCCGCGATGCGCCTTTTGGGCCAGTCGTTTTTATAATTCTTACAATACCATGTAAACACACATTACGAAAACCGCCGCGGATGGCGAATGGCGGATGGTGGTTACTGGTTTGCTGGAAGAGGAAAATCCCTCTAAGACTTGGTCGCCTGCAgtctttttccattttccattccaCTGACACTGGCTTGCGCCATCAAACTGAGGTATTAAAAGGAAAGATAGGCTGCCTGTGGACTAAGTGGCTTTGCGGATCAGGCACACTTTGCGCAATTAACTAAATTATAGATGTATAGAAAAGTGGTTGTTAAGAAAACAAGCCGTGTGATTCGAACATATCAAATATTCCTACATCTTGCCAATTTACAAACTCTTTTTGGGCTTTTTGCACGGactcaatatttattttatttatgcaaagGTGGTTATATTTCGCCATATCAACCTCATTTTGTAGAATGATAATTAAGATAGGCTTGTATCCCCTttgttaattatattttacGATCCCAAATGATTTTAGCTTCTTTTTGTGACATAATAGTGGTGGCATATGGACAGGGAACAATCAGAAGTAGACTTTAATAGCcaagcacaaaaaaaaacctgggaaataaatacaaattaaaggTATTAAAGGTATACATAAGTAATTACTGtgtattatatattaattaagaCCATAAAGTGAATAAAAACCCTTAGAGATGGCACATTCGAATCTCTTGAAAAATCTGCTAGGCGCCAAATCAACCCGAAAATTGGTGTTGCCCGCATTGAATTGGTCTGGCAACGCCGTGACAAGGTTGTGTTATCAATGTAGGTGAAtgtgaagaagaagaagagtgggtttgtttacaaaaaaaCACGATACAAATCGGATGCGAATTGGCGGCAAGTGAGTGGAACTCCAGCCGCCGAGGATATCCAATTCGTATGGTAATTATGCGCACAGGTGTGGACGGATTGGAAATGTGCCATCAAGAGCATGTGGGCCGACCCCAGGCAGTGACCCCAGAAACAAGAGCCCATGATGGCGACGGAAGAAAAGCATGCCATTATCCTCCAGTTGGATAAGTTCCAAGACGCTGATCCGAATGAAATTAGGGAGTACCAAGAAGCAGTACCCAAGGGCGTTAGCCCCTCTAGTcttgtttgtattttatagCTTTAAACTTTGCATAACCCTAAAACAAGTCAAGCGACATGGCACCTCCTTACCTGTTTTATTATGAACTTTTGTCTATGTTTGCTTCCTGGCTAGAACATATTGGCTGGTAGACCAGTAATTAACAAAATACTGCTGGTTCGAAGCCAATTTTGTAGTTTTTGTGTTTTCCTTTTCGTGTGCAACAAGGAAAACCAAACAGTCTGTCTGAAAATTATGCTTAGGCTGCAGAAAGAAAACGAGGAATTGTTTGCACACAAACACCGGAAACAAGGCTCCAATGTGTTAAAAGCTGATAAGCTGAtaagcatacatacatatatgatgACTTTGGCACGGTAGGCTTTCGTATTTTCTGCATCTTTAAGTAAAGTTCCttaaatcatttatatatattttggcaatCACATATATGGAAAATGAAGCTGATTACTATCCGATTTTGTTTATCTTACAGACTTCCATATCAGAGGAAAAGTCTGAAACGCAATCAAAGGAAGTTCTGCCGGAAAAGAGAAAAGCTAGCAGCACAGATGACGAAGGCTATGTGAAAAAAGTAAAATTAGATGCCAATGGGCTAAAAACCAAGCGTCCTGGATTCAGCGATGAAAGATACGACGAAACATCGTATTATTTTGAGAATGGTATGGCCAACATCTTGATAAAACAACTTAGGAGATGTTCTATTATAAAATTACAATCTATAGGTCTGCGAAAGGTTTATccctattttttcacatttacCACGTTTGCCAAAGGACGTTGGGTTGATGAGAAAATTCTGGATGTATTTGTCCGCGAATTCCGAGCCGCTCCGCCGGAGGAATATGAGCGCAGCCTGGAAGCAGGAAAATTGACTGTTAACTCTGAGAAAGTGCCCAAGGACTATAGAATCAAGCACAATGATCTGCTGGCCAATGTGGTGCATAGGTAAGCATCAGTAGGAAATCTCATTTGAATATGCACACATTTGCATTCTAGACACGAAGTCCCTGTTACTTCACAGCCCATCAAGATAGTGTACATGGACAAGGATATTGTGGTTGTGAATAAGCCGGCATCGATACCTGTAGGTATACTAATTTAGAATGAATTTTGTATAGTAACAATCGTATGTTGTAGGTACATCCTTGTGGAAGATATAGACACAACACGGTGGTTTTCATCCTGGCCAAGGAGCACAATCTGAAGAACCTGCGAACCATCCACAGATTGGATCGTCTCACTTCTGGTCTGCTTCTGTTTGGACGGACTGCTGAAAAAGCCCGCGAACTAGAGCTGCAAATCCGAACTCGACAAGTGCAAAAGGAATACGTTTGTCGCGTTGAGGGCCGCTTTCCAGAGTAAGTCCAAAATGCATCtaatcttttatatttatgttcaTTTTTTATATCTTTCGTAGTGGCATAGTTGAATGCAATGAAAAAATCGACGTCGTGAGCTACAAAATCGGTGTTTGTAAGGTTTCACCGAAGGGCAAGGACTGTAAGACCACATTTAAAAGAATCGGCGAAGTGGGCAGTGATAGTATTGTTTTGTGCAAGCCACTTACCGGACGAATGCACCAAATACGAGTGCATTTACAATACTTGGGTAAGTCATAACTAGATAACTCCATGCAATTATAACACTCGTATTCCACAGGCTATCCCATTTCAAATGATCCCTTGTACAACCATGAGGTTTTCGGTCCATTGAAAGGAAGAGGAGGAGATATCGGTGGAATAAGCGAGGAGCAGTTGATCAGTAACCTAATTAGCATTCATAATGCAGAAACCTGGTTGGGTTTGGAAGAAGATCAAATCGTATCAGGGGAAATAAAGGACGCAGCAGCGAGTACTTCAGTAGTAGAAAACCCTATCAATAGAGAGACGGAAAAGCCTGTGATTTCGCAAAACCTTGAACCAAGTAACGAAGTAAGtagtttaaaatatttgtacaaGTCTGGAGAATACAATGCTTATACGCTACTGCACAGATTGCCACCCAAACGTGCTATGAAGAGCCAGACAGGTCTTTTGATTCCAAGAAGGCAACTTCGGATCCGCAATGTTCTGAATGCAAGTTAAACTACAGAGACCCCGGCACAAAGGATCTCATAATGTACTTGCACGCATGGAAATACAAGGTGAGTTTCAAACTCTGCCTTTTTATAAAgtaatttcaaattaaatctTATTTTTAGGGCATTGGTTGGGAGTACGAAACCGAACTGCCGGACTGGGCGTGTAATTCCAATATTGATTACGACCAAGTGTAAATGGCAAACATGACGCTTTAGTAAAAAGATCTATTTTTACAGAGTATAACAAATTGTGTTTCCATTTTATCTCTATTTTAGCAATGATTTATTTGCCATTACTTTGGCGAATTACTTAATCATTTTGAGGGGCAAACGGACTTGAGCACTTTTGTTTCCCTTATGCCATATGCTATCTCTAAATATGTATCTTCagttaatataaaaaatacaaaaatacaaaaatacaaaatacacaaatacaatttattttcaaggTATTCGTATTCAAGGTATTTGtttttcgaatttttaaaatttaaaaccaAAATTAGCTGGCGGGAAGGGAATGCCCCTAATTCTATCGATTAGTTGGTTCTTATCGATAACGGACGGGGCAGGACATGTGCCATCTCTGTCGGACATCTGGcgcaaataaaatacaaataccgAATTAAAGCAGCCAAAAAATGATACACGATTTGTTATTGGCTTGCCGGAGCCACAATCCGGAACAGCTGGGCATAAAGGCATTCAATGTATGTAAAATCGTTGGAATGAATAATTTCGAAAGTCTTACAAGCGAACTTTCTAGGAAACCACAGTCATTGACCAGTTCATACATCCTTGCGAGCGGGAGATATTTATGGACATTATAAAAATCATTAAGGTTTACCAAGAAGTTGAGCAGTTTACCCATTCATCGGGAAGGAAGTCCGACACACCTGACGAACTTCCAGGTATAAATGGAAGCTTGCATCGTTTACATGGTTACTACATGCTCAATTTGGCCAAGGGCATTGAAATGGCTCTGGAGGATTACTACGCGGAGATCGGGCGTCTGGAGAGGTATTGCTTGGGTAACGAGCGCAACTCGCTCTCATATGTCTACTATGCCTTGTACGCCAAGTTTCCCCTTCTGGTGTTCATGCGTAATCTAATCACAGAGATCAGTGTGCTGAAACTGCGAGGATGCGTCTTGCTCCACAATCTACATCAGCAGTGCGAGCACGGCGACATTCAACTGGAAAAAGCAATCAAGATGCAAGTGATAGCCACCACACAAAGCCTTATTTTCCATAATACAAATGCTCTTCATTATGCAGAATTATGAAGCCTGTTAAGAACGCATTTTTCTCCAGCCTGGCTCACTGGCTGTTGTTTGGAGTGATCGATGATGTCCACTCGGAATTCTTTATTAAGTTCAACCCAACGGATGCAGTTGATGGTGGCTCATTCAGCAAATCAGCCACTGGCTCACTTCTGGTAAAAACTTAACAAATGATCATCCTTACCCTATATTATAAATAGCATTTCTATATCCAGAGCGCAGAGAAAAACCCCGAGGACTACATATGGCAATACGAGGTGAATATGTCTCAGCTGCCAGGATTTCTCTCCATCGTCTTAGCCGAAAAAGTTCTGTTCGTGGGACAAACAGTGCTGGTCTTTAAAATGGGGCGCAACGTAaaagttaaaaacaaaaccaaccCACTGGCGGCAAAACTGGCTGAGTTGGATTCGGATGATATCTACGAGCTGTGGAGCGGCAGGGAGTCCGAGTTCTTCAAAATGGTCGTTGATCTGAGCAACGAGGACACCATCAATGTGTTTCGCCTCGAGAAGGTTATTAAAGATATCAAGAATTACGTTAGCGCCCGGCTGTCGGAGATCGCTGTGAACGAAGTGGATCTGGAGCGGCAAATGGGATTGATTAAGGACTTCTTTTTGCTGGGCAGGGGAGAGTTCTACTTGGAGTTCTGCTCGCAAATGGTCGGTACCATGGAAACTTATCGTGAAGAACGTTTTAAAAACGTCACTAGATCATTTGAGGTAATATTTGAGCGTAATGTTGTTAAATATGTATTTGAGATCTACATTTCTAACTCATACTCAGCTGGCAGCTACTATCACGGGAATCTCAGATGACTTGGAAAAGTTTTCACTGATCTGCCAGAGAAGCACTACTGAACCAGACGATACCTCCGACTTCAATTTTCTGCAAGGCCTCAGTTTAAAGTATGAGTATGAGTGGCCATTGAATCTTTTGTTCTCCCCAACAACGATCGAGCGGTACAACAATATATTCAGGTTTTTACTGATTATTCGAACGTATCAATACGAAATACAAAGGGTCTGGGCCAAGCAGACTTGGAGGGCGAAGAATGCGAAGGAGCCTTCAAATAACAAAATCATAACTCTTCGCAACTATCTAATGTTCTTTCTGAACAACATGCAGTATTACATTCAAGTTGATGTGCTGGAAAGTAAGTTTTTGTAATACGAAATTGATCGAAACTAGCTCACATTTTGTTACAGATCAATTTGGAATTTTGATGAATGTGATCAAGAGCAAAAGTGATTTCGAAGTTATACAAAGGGCTCACACTGTATTTCTGGCAAATGTTCTTTCCCATTGCTTCCTGCTTAACGAATCAGAGAACCA
This genomic stretch from Drosophila mauritiana strain mau12 chromosome 2L, ASM438214v1, whole genome shotgun sequence harbors:
- the LOC117146161 gene encoding RNA pseudouridylate synthase domain-containing protein 2 isoform X1; protein product: MRFLRQFRGVLRLRCLDILVNRPPIKNNKQFSWLSTMQSPKLLRNAQTQHGDASSVDVENIFLHRHMLSTNPTSGGNLPDREDSPKCVWFPDDQDGGPAESKDPPTSISEEKSETQSKEVLPEKRKASSTDDEGYVKKVKLDANGLKTKRPGFSDERYDETSYYFENGLRKVYPYFFTFTTFAKGRWVDEKILDVFVREFRAAPPEEYERSLEAGKLTVNSEKVPKDYRIKHNDLLANVVHRHEVPVTSQPIKIVYMDKDIVVVNKPASIPVHPCGRYRHNTVVFILAKEHNLKNLRTIHRLDRLTSGLLLFGRTAEKARELELQIRTRQVQKEYVCRVEGRFPDGIVECNEKIDVVSYKIGVCKVSPKGKDCKTTFKRIGEVGSDSIVLCKPLTGRMHQIRVHLQYLGYPISNDPLYNHEVFGPLKGRGGDIGGISEEQLISNLISIHNAETWLGLEEDQIVSGEIKDAAASTSVVENPINRETEKPVISQNLEPSNEIATQTCYEEPDRSFDSKKATSDPQCSECKLNYRDPGTKDLIMYLHAWKYKGIGWEYETELPDWACNSNIDYDQV
- the LOC117146161 gene encoding RNA pseudouridylate synthase domain-containing protein 2 isoform X2; the protein is MQSPKLLRNAQTQHGDASSVDVENIFLHRHMLSTNPTSGGNLPDREDSPKCVWFPDDQDGGPAESKDPPTSISEEKSETQSKEVLPEKRKASSTDDEGYVKKVKLDANGLKTKRPGFSDERYDETSYYFENGLRKVYPYFFTFTTFAKGRWVDEKILDVFVREFRAAPPEEYERSLEAGKLTVNSEKVPKDYRIKHNDLLANVVHRHEVPVTSQPIKIVYMDKDIVVVNKPASIPVHPCGRYRHNTVVFILAKEHNLKNLRTIHRLDRLTSGLLLFGRTAEKARELELQIRTRQVQKEYVCRVEGRFPDGIVECNEKIDVVSYKIGVCKVSPKGKDCKTTFKRIGEVGSDSIVLCKPLTGRMHQIRVHLQYLGYPISNDPLYNHEVFGPLKGRGGDIGGISEEQLISNLISIHNAETWLGLEEDQIVSGEIKDAAASTSVVENPINRETEKPVISQNLEPSNEIATQTCYEEPDRSFDSKKATSDPQCSECKLNYRDPGTKDLIMYLHAWKYKGIGWEYETELPDWACNSNIDYDQV
- the LOC117146161 gene encoding RNA pseudouridylate synthase domain-containing protein 2 isoform X3, yielding MICWPMWCIVPVTSQPIKIVYMDKDIVVVNKPASIPVHPCGRYRHNTVVFILAKEHNLKNLRTIHRLDRLTSGLLLFGRTAEKARELELQIRTRQVQKEYVCRVEGRFPDGIVECNEKIDVVSYKIGVCKVSPKGKDCKTTFKRIGEVGSDSIVLCKPLTGRMHQIRVHLQYLGYPISNDPLYNHEVFGPLKGRGGDIGGISEEQLISNLISIHNAETWLGLEEDQIVSGEIKDAAASTSVVENPINRETEKPVISQNLEPSNEIATQTCYEEPDRSFDSKKATSDPQCSECKLNYRDPGTKDLIMYLHAWKYKGIGWEYETELPDWACNSNIDYDQV
- the LOC117146161 gene encoding RNA pseudouridylate synthase domain-containing protein 2 isoform X4 → MDKDIVVVNKPASIPVHPCGRYRHNTVVFILAKEHNLKNLRTIHRLDRLTSGLLLFGRTAEKARELELQIRTRQVQKEYVCRVEGRFPDGIVECNEKIDVVSYKIGVCKVSPKGKDCKTTFKRIGEVGSDSIVLCKPLTGRMHQIRVHLQYLGYPISNDPLYNHEVFGPLKGRGGDIGGISEEQLISNLISIHNAETWLGLEEDQIVSGEIKDAAASTSVVENPINRETEKPVISQNLEPSNEIATQTCYEEPDRSFDSKKATSDPQCSECKLNYRDPGTKDLIMYLHAWKYKGIGWEYETELPDWACNSNIDYDQV
- the LOC117145993 gene encoding gamma-tubulin complex component 4 homolog, giving the protein MIHDLLLACRSHNPEQLGIKAFNETTVIDQFIHPCEREIFMDIIKIIKVYQEVEQFTHSSGRKSDTPDELPGINGSLHRLHGYYMLNLAKGIEMALEDYYAEIGRLERYCLGNERNSLSYVYYALYAKFPLLVFMRNLITEISVLKLRGCVLLHNLHQQCEHGDIQLEKAIKIIMKPVKNAFFSSLAHWLLFGVIDDVHSEFFIKFNPTDAVDGGSFSKSATGSLLSAEKNPEDYIWQYEVNMSQLPGFLSIVLAEKVLFVGQTVLVFKMGRNVKVKNKTNPLAAKLAELDSDDIYELWSGRESEFFKMVVDLSNEDTINVFRLEKVIKDIKNYVSARLSEIAVNEVDLERQMGLIKDFFLLGRGEFYLEFCSQMVGTMETYREERFKNVTRSFELAATITGISDDLEKFSLICQRSTTEPDDTSDFNFLQGLSLKYEYEWPLNLLFSPTTIERYNNIFRFLLIIRTYQYEIQRVWAKQTWRAKNAKEPSNNKIITLRNYLMFFLNNMQYYIQVDVLENQFGILMNVIKSKSDFEVIQRAHTVFLANVLSHCFLLNESENQLNVTGSQNRNPIYGTLLKLFVICEKFTQMIQTKDPSDDLEDEVDQLNESFGVQIASLIQLLVDVKSASSLGPLSQLLLRLDFNCWFSASHNTSA